One Candidatus Rokuibacteriota bacterium DNA segment encodes these proteins:
- a CDS encoding DUF2384 domain-containing protein, with the protein MAGALATRLDKVQKKGGITAREIAQLLNTTPETVSRWRAGRTQPQPDRRDYLLRLEWLVSELGDLYSPEEARLWLFSPHKQLGGERPADRIQQGKIEDVLTVIAQLKDGAYV; encoded by the coding sequence ATGGCTGGTGCTCTTGCCACGCGTCTCGATAAGGTTCAGAAGAAAGGCGGAATTACAGCGCGGGAGATCGCGCAACTCCTCAATACGACACCGGAGACAGTGTCTCGGTGGCGAGCGGGCAGAACCCAGCCCCAACCAGACCGGCGTGACTATCTGCTCCGGCTGGAGTGGCTAGTCAGCGAGCTCGGCGATTTGTACTCGCCTGAGGAAGCCCGCTTGTGGCTATTCTCGCCACATAAACAACTCGGTGGCGAACGCCCGGCGGATAGGATTCAGCAGGGCAAGATCGAGGACGTCCTCACGGTGATCGCCCAGCTCAAGGATGGTGCTTACGTCTAG
- a CDS encoding alpha/beta fold hydrolase gives MPTASVNGIALYYEETGRGRPLVWSHGFSCGLRMWAPQVAALAAHYRVIAYDARGHGASEAPAAAEAYSQPLSVEDLRGLLRHCGIARAVVGGLSMGGNIALNFALAHPEMVDGLIICDTGAGSDGTAEWVAQCEAWAQLLEREGIEAFADAIMAHPLLARYVAQGPTAARHMRSLVTTHRARGLAHTLRGVLARRPTMYSLEPKLRQLPVPALLIVGEFDEPCVKVHRFMADAIPGAAPVLIKGVGHMTNLEDPATFNGLVAQFLRRIHCA, from the coding sequence ATGCCGACAGCCAGCGTGAACGGGATCGCGCTGTACTACGAGGAGACCGGCCGCGGGAGGCCGCTCGTCTGGTCTCACGGTTTTTCCTGCGGCCTCCGCATGTGGGCCCCCCAGGTGGCGGCGCTCGCGGCCCACTACCGGGTGATCGCCTACGACGCCAGGGGGCACGGAGCCTCGGAGGCCCCGGCGGCTGCCGAGGCATACTCTCAGCCGCTCTCCGTGGAGGACCTCCGAGGGTTGCTGCGCCACTGCGGGATCGCGCGGGCCGTGGTCGGCGGGCTCTCCATGGGCGGCAACATCGCTCTGAACTTCGCCCTCGCCCATCCCGAGATGGTGGACGGCCTGATCATCTGCGACACCGGCGCAGGCTCCGATGGCACCGCCGAGTGGGTGGCCCAGTGCGAGGCGTGGGCCCAGCTCCTCGAGCGCGAGGGGATCGAGGCGTTCGCCGACGCGATCATGGCCCACCCGCTCCTGGCCCGCTATGTGGCCCAGGGGCCCACGGCCGCCCGCCACATGCGCTCGCTCGTGACCACCCACCGCGCGCGGGGGCTCGCGCACACCCTCCGCGGGGTCCTGGCGCGCCGCCCGACCATGTATTCGCTCGAGCCGAAGCTCCGCCAGCTTCCCGTCCCCGCGCTCCTGATCGTCGGAGAGTTCGACGAGCCGTGCGTCAAGGTCCACCGGTTCATGGCCGACGCCATTCCCGGGGCCGCGCCCGTCCTGATCAAGGGCGTCGGCCACATGACCAACCTCGAAGACCCGGCCACCTTCAACGGTCTGGTGGCGCAGTTCCTGAGGCGAATCCACTGCGCGTGA
- a CDS encoding RES family NAD+ phosphorylase, which produces MIYDRELLDRLDQLRANPWRGEVFRHMFGDYPPERENQRGARWNPPETPAIYTSLTRDVVLAEAEFHIALQPVRPTGRRIIYRIGVVLGSVADLSMMRQQGPADLSAGVNHFRSVELAGHPCGVHTRCGEDRAVRSQANWFGERRAKREAGEDVEAVEREGSMTR; this is translated from the coding sequence GTGATCTATGATCGGGAGCTTCTCGACAGGCTGGATCAGCTTCGCGCGAATCCATGGCGAGGGGAAGTGTTCCGTCATATGTTTGGTGATTACCCACCTGAGCGGGAGAATCAACGAGGAGCGCGGTGGAATCCTCCCGAGACGCCGGCAATCTATACGAGCCTGACTCGCGACGTTGTGCTCGCCGAAGCCGAGTTTCACATTGCCTTACAGCCGGTTCGGCCAACGGGCAGACGGATCATTTACAGAATCGGGGTTGTCCTAGGCTCCGTCGCTGACCTTTCTATGATGAGGCAGCAAGGCCCGGCCGATCTGAGCGCAGGCGTCAACCATTTCCGCTCTGTGGAACTGGCAGGCCACCCGTGTGGCGTCCACACTCGTTGCGGTGAGGATCGCGCTGTACGAAGCCAGGCAAACTGGTTCGGTGAGCGCCGCGCGAAGCGCGAAGCCGGCGAAGACGTGGAGGCCGTCGAGCGCGAGGGGTCGATGACTCGGTGA
- a CDS encoding glucose 1-dehydrogenase, whose translation MAALAFSLDGKVAIVTGGGTGIGKAIAIEFARAGADVVIASRKPEHLDPVAEEIRAVGRRSFALALDVRNEDQVRELVARTVRELGKLDIMVNNAGASFVVRFEDVSLNGWNAVVGINLNGVFLGCKWAGKQMMQQGGGVIINVASIAGLYGSTTMPHYGAAKAGVINLTRTLGSAWARHGVRVNCIAPGPVETQGYLENLYKTNPNADAIYRAVAARVAMGRWGKVEEIAYPCIFLASDASSFMTGTTIVVDGGPLSREEAA comes from the coding sequence ATGGCAGCATTAGCGTTTTCGCTCGACGGAAAGGTCGCCATCGTCACCGGCGGCGGGACCGGCATCGGCAAGGCGATCGCCATCGAGTTCGCGCGCGCCGGCGCGGACGTGGTCATCGCGAGCCGCAAGCCGGAGCACCTGGACCCCGTCGCGGAGGAGATCCGCGCCGTCGGCCGCCGCTCCTTCGCGCTGGCCCTGGACGTGAGGAACGAGGACCAGGTCCGGGAGCTGGTGGCGCGGACCGTGCGCGAGCTGGGGAAGCTGGACATCATGGTGAACAACGCCGGCGCCTCCTTCGTGGTCCGGTTCGAGGATGTCTCCCTGAACGGCTGGAACGCGGTGGTCGGCATCAACCTGAACGGCGTCTTCCTCGGCTGCAAGTGGGCGGGGAAGCAGATGATGCAGCAGGGCGGCGGGGTCATCATCAACGTGGCCTCGATCGCCGGGCTCTACGGCTCCACGACGATGCCGCACTACGGGGCCGCCAAGGCCGGCGTCATCAACCTGACCCGGACCCTCGGGAGCGCCTGGGCCCGGCACGGGGTCCGCGTCAACTGCATCGCCCCCGGCCCGGTCGAGACCCAGGGCTACCTGGAGAACCTCTACAAGACGAACCCGAACGCGGACGCGATCTACCGGGCCGTCGCCGCGCGCGTGGCCATGGGCCGCTGGGGGAAGGTGGAGGAGATCGCCTACCCCTGCATCTTCCTGGCCTCGGACGCCTCGTCGTTCATGACCGGCACCACGATCGTGGTGGACGGCGGCCCGCTCTCGAGGGAAGAGGCCGCCTGA